Proteins from one Epinephelus moara isolate mb chromosome 1, YSFRI_EMoa_1.0, whole genome shotgun sequence genomic window:
- the lrrc4cb gene encoding leucine-rich repeat-containing protein 4C, producing the protein MLNKMISSLQRQTMRGRRLKGALSNPLFVLLLALQILVVAGLVRAQTCPSVCSCSNQFSKVICTRRSLRDVPDGISTNTRYLNLQDNLIQVIKVDSFKHLRHLEILQLSKNHIRSIEIGAFNGLASLNTLELFDNRLTTIPNGAFEYLSKLKELWLRNNPIESIPSYAFNRVPSLRRLDLGELKRLSYISDGAFKDLSNLRYLNLGMCNLKEIPNILPLVRLEELEMSGNQLSVVKPSSFLGLVNLQKLWMMHAQIQTIERNSFDDLQSLVELNLAHNNLTFLPHDLFTPLHRLERVHLHHNPWNCNCDILWLSWWLKETVPANTSCCARCHSPAVFKGRYIGELDHSYFQCDVPVIVEPPSDLNVTEGMGAELKCRTSSLTSISWLTPNGSLVTHGAYKVRLSVLNDGTLNFTSVTMQDTGTYTCMVSNTAGNISASAVLNVTSVENSGVTYFTTVTVETIETPGDDSQTPLPPFGWVSSSTTKGTPVSTRTTERTYTIPVLDLDGEGALNGLDEVMKTTKIIIGCFVAITLMAAVLLVIFYKMRKQHNQQDPDGPASSMEVITVEEELAGVAAMERHLSLPPLEHYNHYNTYKSTYHHAPMLSTIHSSATQEPLLIQACSKDNVQETQI; encoded by the coding sequence ATGCTGAACAAAATGATCTCCTCCCTCCAGCGCCAGACAATGAGAGGTCGTAGGCTGAAGGGGGCGCTGTCCAACCCCCTCTTTGTGCTGCTTTTGGCCCTCCAGATCCTGGTGGTGGCTGGGCTGGTTCGTGCCCAGACCTGTCCTTCTGTCTGCTCATGCAGCAACCAGTTCAGCAAAGTCATATGCACCCGCCGCAGTCTACGGGACGTCCCCGATGGCATTTccaccaacactcgctacctgAACCTCCAGGACAACCTTATCCAGGTCATCAAGGTGGACAGTTTCAAACATCTGCGCCATCTGGAGATCCTGCAGCTAAGCAAAAATCACATCCGCAGCATTGAAATTGGCGCCTTCAATGGACTGGCCAGCCTCAACACTTTGGAGCTCTTTGATAATCGGCTCACGACAATCCCCAATGGAGCATTCGAGTACTTGTCCAAGCTGAAGGAATTGTGGCTACGGAACAACCCCATCGAAAGTATACCATCATATGCCTTCAACCGGGTCCCCTCGCTTCGAAGGCTGGATCTAGGTGAGCTCAAACGTCTGTCCTACATTTCTGACGGCGCCTTCAAGGACTTGAGCAACCTGCGCTACCTGAACCTGGGAATGTGCAACCTCAAGGAGATCCCCAACATCTTACCTTTGGTCAGGCTTGAAGAGCTAGAAATGTCAGGAAACCAGCTCTCTGTTGTCAAGCCCAGCTCATTTTTAGGATTGGTGAACCTCCAGAAGCTGTGGATGATGCATGCCCAGATCCAAACCATTGAGAGGAATTCCTTTGATGACCTTCAGTCTCTTGTGGAGCTCAACCTGGCTCACAACAACCTTACCTTTCTACCACATGACCTCTTCACACCGTTACATCGCCTGGAGCGGGTCCACCTCCACCACAACCCTTGGAACTGCAACTGTGATATCTTGTGGCTCAGCTGGTGGCTGAAGGAGACAGTACCCGCCAATACTAGCTGCTGCGCTCGCTGCCATTCTCCTGCAGTCTTTAAAGGTCGCTACATTGGGGAATTGGATCACAGCTACTTCCAGTGTGATGTCCCTGTCATTGTGGAGCCACCCAGTGACTTGAATGTGACAGAAGGCATGGGTGCAGAGCTTAAATGTCGTACAAGCTCGCTGACATCCATCAGCTGGCTTACACCAAACGGCTCGTTGGTGACACATGGGGCTTATAAGGTGCGTTTGTCTGTACTCAATGATGGGACACTGAACTTTACTAGTGTCACAATgcaggacactgggacttacaCCTGTATGGTGAGCAACACAGCAGGCAACATTTCTGCCTCTGCTGTGCTTAACGTCACTTCTGTGGAAAACAGCGGGGTGACCTATTTTACCACAGTCACTGTGGAGACCATTGAGACCCCGGGGGATGACAGCCAAACGCCACTTCCCCCATTTGGCTGGGTGTCATCCTCTACAACAAAAGGTACTCCTGTTTCAACAAGGACCACAGAGCGGACTTACACAATTCCAGTTCTTGATCTGGATGGAGAGGGTGCCCTCAATGGCCTGGATGAGGTGATGAAAACCACCAAGATTATCATTGGCTGCTTCGTGGCCATCACGCTCATGGCTGCTGTTCTGCTGGTTATTTTCTACAAGATGAGGAAGCAGCATAACCAGCAGGACCCCGATGGCCCTGCCTCCTCCATGGAGGTCATCACAGTTGAAGAAGAGCTCGCAGGCGTCGCTGCCATGGAGAGACATCTCTCGCTGCCCCCTCTGGAGCACTACAACCACTACAACACCTACAAGAGCACTTACCACCACGCTCCCATGCTCAGTACCATACACAGCTCAGCCACACAGGAACCTTTACTGATTCAAGCCTGCTCAAAAGACAATGTACAAGAGACCCAAATCTGA